ATCAACCACCTGGTTTTGAAAAACATTCTCATCCTAATCACGTTTTTAAACTAACAAAAGCATTatatggtcttaaacaagctcctagagcttggtatgaaagacttagtatttttctcattaaaaatgattttctcAGAGGAAAAATTGATACaactcttttcaaaaattcacACAAAAATGACTTACTAATAGTTcaagtttatgttgatgacatcataTTTGGGtcaacaaatgaaaaaatgtgtgatgatttttcaaaactgatgcaaagtgaatttgaaatgagtatgatgggagaactcaactTCTTTCTGGGTCTACAAATAAAAGAACTCAAAAATGGCATTTTCATATGTCAAGAAAAATACATTAAAGATTTGTTGAAAAAATTTGAAATGAATGAAGCAAAAATTATGGTAACACCTATGCATccatcttcaaatcttgataaaGATGAACAAGGACTATCTGTATCAGAAAAGgaatatcgaggtatgattggttcattaTTATATTTAACTGCCAGTAGACCTGACATTGTCTTTTCAGTAGGTCTTTGTGCACGTTTTCAAACTGACCCTAAGGAATCACACTTGACTGCTGTCAAACGCATTTTTCGATATCTCGTTGGTACAACTGACATTGGTCTATGGTATGAAAAAGGAAATCACATCAACTTAATAGCttactgtgatgctgactatgctggagataaaatagaaagaaaaagtacAAGTGGAGCCTGTCAATTTCTAGGACAAGCTCTTATTACATGGTCTTGCAGAAAGCAAAATacaattgctctatcaacaactgaAGCAGAATACGTGTCTGCTGCAAATTGCTGCTCATAAATTTTATGGATAAAAAATCAACTAGAAGACTACTCACTTCAATACTCCAAGGTAtcaattttttgtgataatactagTGCTATAAACTTGTCAAAAAATCCTATTCAACACTCCAGatctaaacacattgaaataaaacatcattttattagagaTCATGTTCAGAAAGAAAATATAGAACTCATTTTTGTAGATACAGAAAATCATTTAGCAGATattttcaccaaacctctagtggaagatagatttaattttctaaaatcaAAATTATCTATTATCAAAATACctaagtaaatattttttttatattaggtaatgaaataaaaaaaaatttaaataaaaaatatatcacGTGTGTTTTTCTtgagtacatatatatatatatatatatatatatatatatatatatatatatatatatatatatatatatatatatatatatatatatatatatatatatatatatatatatatatatatatatatatatatatatatatatatatatatatatatatatatatatatatatatatatatatatatatatatatatatttttgctcttagtaatatatatattagatttttatattaatcaaaatattgccTATATTAGAGTTTTCAAAAATTCACGTGTGTTTTCTCCTTGTCTTTCTCGTTTCTCTATATCTCTTCATCATTACAAAAAAGCTGCCTCTTCCCATACCAATCAAATCAGCACACCTTCTACCAACTCCCCATCAAATCCTTGCTCTTCCCAACGATCTCTAATGATTCAACTCAATTTCTCTTAAACCTTTCAAATGGTATTCAAAGTTATCACTATCATTGTTCCATTTGCTGATACTATATTCTCTCTTCCTTCCAAAACACAGAAAACCCTCTCCATGGAAAAACCACCCACCAAGCGCCGCACCACCACCACTCGACAAAAAACAACCATGAAAACCAATGACTCTCGACCAACACCCACCACTCCCACCCGTCGCTCAACTCGACATGCAAACATCTCTCACGATCCAACTCCCTCTGAGCAAACTACAGAAGAATCTCAAAACCGTAATCTTCCTCTTCCCTCAACCCAGATCGTCTCTGCTCCTCAACCCACTAAACCATCCTCCTCACACGTTTCCACTCAATCAAGCGAAGGAACCTCTCTCGTCTCATCGTCTTTCCAAGCCTTTGACCATCCATCTGAAATCTCAACAAAAGAATTCATCTCTGATGATGATGTTCGTGCTCTCTATAACGAAAAATGGCGCTCACTTCCTATCGTGGCCGACAAAACCGTCAACTTGGATAACTACTCTATCTGGGGTTACGACATAAACGAGCTTGCAATAGCCACAGGTTGGACTAACTTTCTCCAACTCTCTGATGTCTTCTACCCTAGACTAGTTAGAAATTTTTTTGCCGCTATAGAAGCCTCTGAAAGTGATACACAGCTGATTTCATCTGTAAAGGGTCGTCAAATAACCCTAACCCCAGAGCTCCTTTGCGACATTTTGCATGTCCCAAACAATGGACTTCATCTCTTTAATGATGACTGGCCCTCATCTTATGACCTAGACATTGAATCCTACAGACTCTCCATCACCAAAACATCAAACTCACCGTTTTGTGTCTGCCAACCTTGAACCCCTCAGCCATATCATTCATAACTTCTACATTCCCACTATCCTTCCAAGAAAAGGAAGTATGGAACGAGTCACTGATAAAGACCTACTTGTCATCTACCATTTCTCAAAGAAAACCCCTCTCAATATAGGATATTTGGTGCTCAACTATCTCAAACACACTGGTCTTAGAGCAAGAAGCGCCCCCTATGGTATGCTTCTTACCAAAATATTCAAGCACTTTAATGTTCCTCTGGACGATGAGGACTCCTTCGAGATCAACAAAATCTTGGATGCCTCCAAGTTGAAGCGCATGAAAATTCCTTCCCTCAAGCGTGCACCATCACCTAAACCTGAGGCCAAATCAAAGCGCAGGCGTCTTGTCAAGCAATATGCTCCAACTGAACCTTTAACAACAGGTATTGAATCTCCTAACTCTCCAAACAGCCTGACCACGAATTCTCCCATTCCATTATCTGTGGCTCTTCCAAACACTGCTGACCTAGAATCCCCACAAGAGCCCTCACCGATCTCTCCTCATGCCTCTAAATCCATATCTCCAAACCCAAAGGAAACAAATAAACAATCTCCTGTAATCACACAATGCATTGACCTCACATCTACATCACCAATCCCAGTAGAATCCTCACCACAAACAGTTGTCATCACTCAAGCTCCAGTTTCTCTCCAaactgaaactatctcaaatgTTTCAAGTCCTCCAACCCTAGAGACTTCTAACATTGACATGATCAACATTTTCGCTCTTGAAAACCTTCTCTCAAGTCCTCCTAGTGCTTCAGCTCATCAACCACCCTCACCAATATCTCCTCACACTCCTGCTTCAGCTCAGCTGTCCTCACTCATATCCATGATTGAGGCTGAATTATTAACTCCACCCACTTCAAATCAACAAAATTCAATTATTCCCCATATTGCCACATACACTTCCCCGACTATGACAACAAATCCTCTCTCCACGACCTCACCTCTGAACTCTCCAAATTCCTACAAAGAACCTTCTCCTAGAAGAATTCAACTCTCCTCTATCAATCATACAGACTCCAATGATCTCACTGCTCAGATTGAAGCTTTTTTTAATAACTCCGTTCAGCTATCTGAACAAGGTGATCCTACAGAATCACACGCCATGCCTTCTGTTCCACAACCTGATCCTTATGTCTTCCAATCAAACTCTCCAATATTTTCTTCTCCAAAGGAAGATGATGATAACTCCTTCAATGTTCAAACACTGCTTGCTCCGAGGTATGACTCATCACCTCCTAGAAACACCACCAATAATTCCAATACCCTTCCTCAGATTCCCATCACTTCCATCACATCCTCATTTTTTAACAACTTCCCCAGCAATGGTAATCGTCCTCCCGTTTATCCTCGATCTGCAACCTCATCTGAAACGGTTAACCCCCATCAGGGCGTCAACCTTCGATCATTTACAGCTCTCCAAAAGCAGTTAATGGGTTACCAAAAATTATGGATTGATTATGTCACTGAACAAGTATGCCCGAGGTTTCCAGGAATGCTTCCTCCGAATCCCTCTCAGATTCAGTTTCCATTTCTGCCATTATCTTCTGAGGCAACTTCTGATGATGAACCATCTGGTTCTTAATCTTCTCGTCCTCTTTCTTTTGGTGCCCCCTTTCTTTTTGTATGGttgacaaaagggggagaacaAGCTTTGACCAAAGCTTTGTCTTATTTAAGTTCTTTGTACTCTACTTATCTATAATTCACTAGGACTGTATAATTAAAATTAGCAGTAGTCCTCTAGGATCTTTTTGTTTGTGCACCAAAATATTGATGTAAATCATTTGATGTATTGATCCTCAAACATTAATCAAAAACTGCTATCTAATCAATATGTGTTTCAAATGCTTTTAAATTCATTTACTATATATGAACTAATATTGAGGGGGAGCATTTGCCCTTTCAAAGTATGCATCTTTTCAGGGGGAGTTTCAAAGTCCTtactcaaagaaactaaaataaaaagtttgtcaccattcaaaaagggggagaatgttgaaacatattctgttaatgttttgaatattacaaactattttatctaaagaaactccaaagtgatttcatcaataaatcatctaaataatttatggtccctatcaaacaaagagttaaaatgatgattcaagatCAAGTTGACAAAGAACAAAGATTTAAGAACATATGCATTCTCAGAAGTTCAATAAATCACTCTTCAGATTTATGGTCCtagagttactcttcagaatgacagtcctagagttactctccagaattatggccccagagttactctccagaattatgactccagagttactcttcagaattatggccccagagttactctccagattcatttgtcccagagttactcgtcccagaagtactgtcccagagttactcgtcccagagttactcgtcccagagttactagtcccagagttactcgtcccagagttactcctccAGATTTACTCTACCAAGAATAAGTCTTTGTTGAAATAGTCAAAAGTCAGAATTTGCAGCAGGTCAGAAGTACTCTGATCTAAGACCAAGTCAGCCAAGACCAAGTCTCAAAAAGGGCAAAGCAGCCAGCACTTCTCCAAGAAACTCTCGGCACTTCCTTGATACTTTTCTTTGCTCTATAAATACAAGACTAATGCTTCATTCTCTCACACGAAAATATACACAAACATACAAAGAGAAACAAAGCTCTCAAACGCAAAGTAATCATACTCTCTACACATATTATCTTTAGCTCTCACTACCATAtagtgatcaaaatatattaGAGTTATCATACACATTCTATATTTAAATACTCACTGCCATACGGAGAGTATTTAGGAATTTATTGTAAACCACCTAACATCACAAAGTATATCCTagatatacaaaccaatcattttgtaagctatctgtaagttataccattcagaagtgtaagcctggtgaggctaagaatacatagaagaaaaaggCTATTGTAAGAAGTATTAAATAAAGTATAATCTCACAGGGTGTGGGGACTGGACTAACCAagttggtgaaccaggataagttttcttgtgttctttatttattGTCTTTTATTCATATTATTCACAACTATACTTCATCATACACATTAACACTCTTTACTTAAAACTTCTAAAAGTTactaataatctttttctttttattaaaagcAACATTTTAAATACTTAGACAAATTTTAAAAGGGACATAATCCAACCCCCATTGTTGTGTCGTGCCTTATTCCATCACTATTGTCATTAACTTTTTGAATTTCGCTATACCACATTTTAAGCTACAGTGGCAAGGTCATTTAAGGAGGGAATACTAGAATTTTCTTGTCACATACAATTTGTTATGATTTCAATCGAACAAAAAATTACAGCTTAATATATAAGCAGTTGAAATTACATTTGGTCTAAGATACTAGTATATACGGAGTAGCGATTTTCACCAAACAAATGTGAGTATTCAACGTTTCGTAAGCCGTCGATTCTTATCAGTTTTAAAATTGGTTcataaa
The Vicia villosa cultivar HV-30 ecotype Madison, WI linkage group LG6, Vvil1.0, whole genome shotgun sequence genome window above contains:
- the LOC131613267 gene encoding uncharacterized protein LOC131613267; this translates as MERVTDKDLLVIYHFSKKTPLNIGYLVLNYLKHTGLRARSAPYGMLLTKIFKHFNVPLDDEDSFEINKILDASKLKRMKIPSLKRAPSPKPEAKSKRRRLVKQYAPTEPLTTGIESPNSPNSLTTNSPIPLSVALPNTADLESPQEPSPISPHASKSISPNPKETNKQSPVITQCIDLTSTSPIPVESSPQTVVITQAPVSLQTETISNVSSPPTLETSNIDMINIFALENLLSSPPSASAHQPPSPISPHTPASAQLSSLISMIEAELLTPPTSNQQNSIIPHIATYTSPTMTTNPLSTTSPLNSPNSYKEPSPRRIQLSSINHTDSNDLTAQIEAFFNNSVQLSEQGDPTESHAMPSVPQPDPYVFQSNSPIFSSPKEDDDNSFNVQTLLAPRYDSSPPRNTTNNSNTLPQIPITSITSSFFNNFPSNGNRPPVYPRSATSSETVNPHQGVNLRSFTALQKQLMGYQKLWIDYVTEQVCPRFPGMLPPNPSQIQFPFLPLSSEATSDDEPSGS